In a single window of the Drosophila albomicans strain 15112-1751.03 chromosome 3, ASM965048v2, whole genome shotgun sequence genome:
- the LOC117572424 gene encoding zinc finger protein 135 isoform X5 encodes MCAAQSNPHFSYAWNIADNGNRAAESVLEISPNFNYTVGGESMPYLLSTDGSLAVQKDVKGALAASNKGNVVRRMFVVNDSFAPGTQRVITTGAASTVVKKQDSGQQVLSINSLDKNYLLVDQATAAAAAVAAAGGDPAAAAHHHTLTNGSIVDAKTGQTVLTTSAAAAKSHFSSIGALHLTQEECNEILIKRALAAGHGHHQTHTLTAGDGAHHHHSTAPGATPSDILPGISVQVQKVIQGLEENEDSQGEAPNLKLEPGTLELSPKTELQESMHFSETDATIKKERPYSCDECGKSFLLKHHLTTHARVHTGGERPHICTHCGKSFAHKHCLNTHLLLHSTDRPYQCQECKKSFTLKHHLLTHSRVHSRERPFVCQECGRAFPLKRHLVTHSKFHAGERPYVCEECGESFAQENHLIMHSRFHGSLNPFVCADCGASFPRKFQLVNHGRIHGKIPHSCTVCGKEFLQKRTLVSHMRRVHTGEQAHPCVSCGEGFLTKAELHQHVRAAHNGVNPNTSSATIIANQQQIQQPHHHPGHPQTITVVSNPANSTLLTVSTTDANGVARPQYVCRECGSAFNSREALALHLRLHTGDKSLMTDLCALTAALPGHFLSTASLNPGTVVTANPNLVAQSPVPVQIISSTGQVMSQTTLVQAANSTHPQAVVTAVPTMPVHGQQHLQHVQQQQQQQHVVTVSPANKPKSHFCASCGKGFAAKHGLMQHNRRHPNGGCTVRTHVCECGKAFFQKNHLMLHQRQHLETKPAISQQQEADVQQQQQQQQQQQAAAAAAAAGQQAAQVEVQILPGGHGKVIKYEICRNVLQEEQAAQQQQGSMHAE; translated from the exons ATGTGCGCTGCACAGAGCAATCCGCACTTCAGCTACGCTTGGAATATTGCAGACAACGGCAACCGTGCCGCAGAATCCGTTTTGGAGATATCGCCAAATTTTAACTACACTGTCGGTGGGGAATCG ATGCCCTATCTGTTATCCACGGATGGATCATTGGCCGTACAAAAGGATGTTAAAGGTGCACTTGCTGCCAGCAATAAGGGCAATGTCGTCCGTCGTATGTTCGTGGTGAATGACTCATTTGCGCCCGGAACACAAAG AGTGATTACCACAGGCGCCGCATCGACGGTGGTCAAAAAACAGGATTCTGGTCAACAAGTGTTGAGCATAAATTCGCTCGATAAGAACT atctATTAGTCGATCAggcgacagcggcagcagctgcagttgcggCAGCAGGTGGTGATCCAGCGGCTGCTGCGCATCATCATACATTAACAAATGGCAGCATTGTTGACGCCAAAACTGGACAAACTGTATTGACAACGAGCGCCGCTGCGGCTAAGTCGCACTTTAGCTCAATTGGAGCACTGCATCTCACCCAAGAGGAGTGCAATGAGATCTTAATCAAACGCGCCCTTGCAGCCGGCCACGGCCACCATcagacgcacacactcacCGCTGGCGACGGAGCGCACCACCATCATTCGACGGCGCCAGGCGCGACACCAA GTGACATACTTCCTGGTATTTCAGTTCAAGTACAGAAAGTAATACAAGGACTCGAAGAGAACGAGGACTCACAGGGCGAAGCACCCAACTTAAAGTTGGAGCCAGGCACATTAGAATTGTCCCCAAAGACCGAACTACAGGAATCAATGCATTTCAGCGAA ACCGACGCCACCATCAAGAAGGAGCGCCCGTACAGCTGTGACGAGTGCGGTAAATCCTTTCTGCTCAAACATCATTTGACAACACACGCACGCGTGCACACAGGTG GCGAACGTCCACATATTTGCACCCATTGCGGCAAGAGTTTTGCGCACAAACACTGTCTAAATACGCATCTATTGCTGCACTCAACCGATCGGCCATATCAGTGTCAGGAGTGTAAGAAGAGTTTTACCCTTAAGCATCATCTGTTGACCCACTCACGTGTCCATAGTCGCGAGCGGCCATTTGTGTGCCAGGAGTGCGGGCGAGCATTTCCCCTCAAACGTCACCTGGTGACGCACAGTAAATTTCACGCCGGCGAACGACCTTACGTCTGCGAGGAATGCGGTGAAAGTTTCGCACAGGAGAATCATCTGATTATGCACTCGCG CTTTCATGGTTCATTGAATCCATTTGTTTGTGCTGACTGCGGAGCATCCTTTCCACGCAAGTTTCAACTGGTTAATCACGGACGTATACACGGCAAAATACCCCATTCCTGTACGGTTTGTGGCAAAGAATTTCTACAGAAGCGAACGCTAGTTTCCCACATGAG GCGCGTACATACCGGCGAGCAGGCGCATCCCTGCGTAAGCTGTGGCGAGGGTTTCCTCACCAAGGCGGAGCTGCATCAACATGTGCGTGCAGCGCACAATGGTGTCAATCCCAATACGAGCAGCGCCACCATAATAGCCAATCAACAG caGATACAACAGCCGCATCATCACCCCGGACATCCGCAGACTATCACCGTTGTCAGTAATCCAGCAAACTCAACGCTGCTCACCGTCTCCACAACTGATGCGAATGGTGTGGCACGTCCACAATATGTTTGCCG CGAATGTGGAAGCGCGTTTAATAGTCGCGAGGCGCTAGCCTTGCATTTAAGATTGCACACAGGCGACAAGAGCCTGATGACAGATTTATGCGCATTGACAGCAGCGCTACCAGGTCACTTCTTGAGCACAGCAAGCCTCAATCCGGGCACAGTGGTAACCGCCAATCCGAATCTGGTGGCACAGAGTCCAGTGCCCGTGCAAATCATATCGTCCACCGGTCAGGTGATGTCACAGACCACGCTGGTGCAGGCCGCCAACTCGACCCATCCGCAAGCCGTTGTCACCGCAGTGCCCACGATGCCAGTGCACGGCCAACAGCATCTGCAGCatgtgcaacaacagcagcagcaacagcatgtGGTCACCGTATCGCCGGCCAACAAGCCCAAATCGCATTTCTGTGCCAGTTGCGGCAAAGGATTCGCTGCCAAGCACGGCCTAATGCAGCACAATCGACGACATCCCAATGGCGGTTGCACGGTGCGCACTCATGTCTGCGAGTGTGGAAAGGCATTCTTCCAAAAGAATCATCTGATGCTGCATCAGCGCCAGCATTTGGAAACAAAGCCAGCCATATCGCAGCAACAG GAGGCCgatgtgcaacagcaacagcagcagcaacaacaacagcaagcagcagctgcggcagcagcagccggacAGCAAGCCGCTCAGGTTGAAGTCCAAATATTGCCCGGTGGCCATGGCAAGGtgattaaatatgaaatttgccGCAATGTCCTGCAGGAGGAGCAGGcggcacaacagcagcagggtTCAATGCATGCGGAATAG
- the LOC117572424 gene encoding zinc finger protein 665 isoform X1 — translation MCAAQSNPHFSYAWNIADNGNRAAESVLEISPNFNYTVGGESMPYLLSTDGSLAVQKDVKGALAASNKGNVVRRMFVVNDSFAPGTQRVITTGAASTVVKKQDSGQQVLSINSLDKNYLLVDQATAAAAAVAAAGGDPAAAAHHHTLTNGSIVDAKTGQTVLTTSAAAAKSHFSSIGALHLTQEECNEILIKRALAAGHGHHQTHTLTAGDGAHHHHSTAPGATPSYCSVGGATTLLGDILPGISVQVQKVIQGLEENEDSQGEAPNLKLEPGTLELSPKTELQESMHFSETDATIKKERPYSCDECGKSFLLKHHLTTHARVHTGGERPHICTHCGKSFAHKHCLNTHLLLHSTDRPYQCQECKKSFTLKHHLLTHSRVHSRERPFVCQECGRAFPLKRHLVTHSKFHAGERPYVCEECGESFAQENHLIMHSRFHGSLNPFVCADCGASFPRKFQLVNHGRIHGKIPHSCTVCGKEFLQKRTLVSHMRRVHTGEQAHPCVSCGEGFLTKAELHQHVRAAHNGVNPNTSSATIIANQQQIQQPHHHPGHPQTITVVSNPANSTLLTVSTTDANGVARPQYVCRECGSAFNSREALALHLRLHTGDKSLMTDLCALTAALPGHFLSTASLNPGTVVTANPNLVAQSPVPVQIISSTGQVMSQTTLVQAANSTHPQAVVTAVPTMPVHGQQHLQHVQQQQQQQHVVTVSPANKPKSHFCASCGKGFAAKHGLMQHNRRHPNGGCTVRTHVCECGKAFFQKNHLMLHQRQHLETKPAISQQQEADVQQQQQQQQQQQAAAAAAAAGQQAAQVEVQILPGGHGKVIKYEICRNVLQEEQAAQQQQGSMHAE, via the exons ATGTGCGCTGCACAGAGCAATCCGCACTTCAGCTACGCTTGGAATATTGCAGACAACGGCAACCGTGCCGCAGAATCCGTTTTGGAGATATCGCCAAATTTTAACTACACTGTCGGTGGGGAATCG ATGCCCTATCTGTTATCCACGGATGGATCATTGGCCGTACAAAAGGATGTTAAAGGTGCACTTGCTGCCAGCAATAAGGGCAATGTCGTCCGTCGTATGTTCGTGGTGAATGACTCATTTGCGCCCGGAACACAAAG AGTGATTACCACAGGCGCCGCATCGACGGTGGTCAAAAAACAGGATTCTGGTCAACAAGTGTTGAGCATAAATTCGCTCGATAAGAACT atctATTAGTCGATCAggcgacagcggcagcagctgcagttgcggCAGCAGGTGGTGATCCAGCGGCTGCTGCGCATCATCATACATTAACAAATGGCAGCATTGTTGACGCCAAAACTGGACAAACTGTATTGACAACGAGCGCCGCTGCGGCTAAGTCGCACTTTAGCTCAATTGGAGCACTGCATCTCACCCAAGAGGAGTGCAATGAGATCTTAATCAAACGCGCCCTTGCAGCCGGCCACGGCCACCATcagacgcacacactcacCGCTGGCGACGGAGCGCACCACCATCATTCGACGGCGCCAGGCGCGACACCAA GTTATTGTTCCGTTGGCGGTGCAACAACACTCTTAGGTGACATACTTCCTGGTATTTCAGTTCAAGTACAGAAAGTAATACAAGGACTCGAAGAGAACGAGGACTCACAGGGCGAAGCACCCAACTTAAAGTTGGAGCCAGGCACATTAGAATTGTCCCCAAAGACCGAACTACAGGAATCAATGCATTTCAGCGAA ACCGACGCCACCATCAAGAAGGAGCGCCCGTACAGCTGTGACGAGTGCGGTAAATCCTTTCTGCTCAAACATCATTTGACAACACACGCACGCGTGCACACAGGTG GCGAACGTCCACATATTTGCACCCATTGCGGCAAGAGTTTTGCGCACAAACACTGTCTAAATACGCATCTATTGCTGCACTCAACCGATCGGCCATATCAGTGTCAGGAGTGTAAGAAGAGTTTTACCCTTAAGCATCATCTGTTGACCCACTCACGTGTCCATAGTCGCGAGCGGCCATTTGTGTGCCAGGAGTGCGGGCGAGCATTTCCCCTCAAACGTCACCTGGTGACGCACAGTAAATTTCACGCCGGCGAACGACCTTACGTCTGCGAGGAATGCGGTGAAAGTTTCGCACAGGAGAATCATCTGATTATGCACTCGCG CTTTCATGGTTCATTGAATCCATTTGTTTGTGCTGACTGCGGAGCATCCTTTCCACGCAAGTTTCAACTGGTTAATCACGGACGTATACACGGCAAAATACCCCATTCCTGTACGGTTTGTGGCAAAGAATTTCTACAGAAGCGAACGCTAGTTTCCCACATGAG GCGCGTACATACCGGCGAGCAGGCGCATCCCTGCGTAAGCTGTGGCGAGGGTTTCCTCACCAAGGCGGAGCTGCATCAACATGTGCGTGCAGCGCACAATGGTGTCAATCCCAATACGAGCAGCGCCACCATAATAGCCAATCAACAG caGATACAACAGCCGCATCATCACCCCGGACATCCGCAGACTATCACCGTTGTCAGTAATCCAGCAAACTCAACGCTGCTCACCGTCTCCACAACTGATGCGAATGGTGTGGCACGTCCACAATATGTTTGCCG CGAATGTGGAAGCGCGTTTAATAGTCGCGAGGCGCTAGCCTTGCATTTAAGATTGCACACAGGCGACAAGAGCCTGATGACAGATTTATGCGCATTGACAGCAGCGCTACCAGGTCACTTCTTGAGCACAGCAAGCCTCAATCCGGGCACAGTGGTAACCGCCAATCCGAATCTGGTGGCACAGAGTCCAGTGCCCGTGCAAATCATATCGTCCACCGGTCAGGTGATGTCACAGACCACGCTGGTGCAGGCCGCCAACTCGACCCATCCGCAAGCCGTTGTCACCGCAGTGCCCACGATGCCAGTGCACGGCCAACAGCATCTGCAGCatgtgcaacaacagcagcagcaacagcatgtGGTCACCGTATCGCCGGCCAACAAGCCCAAATCGCATTTCTGTGCCAGTTGCGGCAAAGGATTCGCTGCCAAGCACGGCCTAATGCAGCACAATCGACGACATCCCAATGGCGGTTGCACGGTGCGCACTCATGTCTGCGAGTGTGGAAAGGCATTCTTCCAAAAGAATCATCTGATGCTGCATCAGCGCCAGCATTTGGAAACAAAGCCAGCCATATCGCAGCAACAG GAGGCCgatgtgcaacagcaacagcagcagcaacaacaacagcaagcagcagctgcggcagcagcagccggacAGCAAGCCGCTCAGGTTGAAGTCCAAATATTGCCCGGTGGCCATGGCAAGGtgattaaatatgaaatttgccGCAATGTCCTGCAGGAGGAGCAGGcggcacaacagcagcagggtTCAATGCATGCGGAATAG
- the LOC117572424 gene encoding zinc finger protein 569 isoform X8 — protein MCAAQSNPHFSYAWNIADNGNRAAESVLEISPNFNYTVGGESMPYLLSTDGSLAVQKDVKGALAASNKGNVVRRMFVVNDSFAPGTQRVITTGAASTVVKKQDSGQQVLSINSLDKNYLLVDQATAAAAAVAAAGGDPAAAAHHHTLTNGSIVDAKTGQTVLTTSAAAAKSHFSSIGALHLTQEECNEILIKRALAAGHGHHQTHTLTAGDGAHHHHSTAPGATPIQVQKVIQGLEENEDSQGEAPNLKLEPGTLELSPKTELQESMHFSETDATIKKERPYSCDECGKSFLLKHHLTTHARVHTGERPHICTHCGKSFAHKHCLNTHLLLHSTDRPYQCQECKKSFTLKHHLLTHSRVHSRERPFVCQECGRAFPLKRHLVTHSKFHAGERPYVCEECGESFAQENHLIMHSRFHGSLNPFVCADCGASFPRKFQLVNHGRIHGKIPHSCTVCGKEFLQKRTLVSHMRRVHTGEQAHPCVSCGEGFLTKAELHQHVRAAHNGVNPNTSSATIIANQQIQQPHHHPGHPQTITVVSNPANSTLLTVSTTDANGVARPQYVCRECGSAFNSREALALHLRLHTGDKSLMTDLCALTAALPGHFLSTASLNPGTVVTANPNLVAQSPVPVQIISSTGQVMSQTTLVQAANSTHPQAVVTAVPTMPVHGQQHLQHVQQQQQQQHVVTVSPANKPKSHFCASCGKGFAAKHGLMQHNRRHPNGGCTVRTHVCECGKAFFQKNHLMLHQRQHLETKPAISQQQEADVQQQQQQQQQQQAAAAAAAAGQQAAQVEVQILPGGHGKVIKYEICRNVLQEEQAAQQQQGSMHAE, from the exons ATGTGCGCTGCACAGAGCAATCCGCACTTCAGCTACGCTTGGAATATTGCAGACAACGGCAACCGTGCCGCAGAATCCGTTTTGGAGATATCGCCAAATTTTAACTACACTGTCGGTGGGGAATCG ATGCCCTATCTGTTATCCACGGATGGATCATTGGCCGTACAAAAGGATGTTAAAGGTGCACTTGCTGCCAGCAATAAGGGCAATGTCGTCCGTCGTATGTTCGTGGTGAATGACTCATTTGCGCCCGGAACACAAAG AGTGATTACCACAGGCGCCGCATCGACGGTGGTCAAAAAACAGGATTCTGGTCAACAAGTGTTGAGCATAAATTCGCTCGATAAGAACT atctATTAGTCGATCAggcgacagcggcagcagctgcagttgcggCAGCAGGTGGTGATCCAGCGGCTGCTGCGCATCATCATACATTAACAAATGGCAGCATTGTTGACGCCAAAACTGGACAAACTGTATTGACAACGAGCGCCGCTGCGGCTAAGTCGCACTTTAGCTCAATTGGAGCACTGCATCTCACCCAAGAGGAGTGCAATGAGATCTTAATCAAACGCGCCCTTGCAGCCGGCCACGGCCACCATcagacgcacacactcacCGCTGGCGACGGAGCGCACCACCATCATTCGACGGCGCCAGGCGCGACACCAA TTCAAGTACAGAAAGTAATACAAGGACTCGAAGAGAACGAGGACTCACAGGGCGAAGCACCCAACTTAAAGTTGGAGCCAGGCACATTAGAATTGTCCCCAAAGACCGAACTACAGGAATCAATGCATTTCAGCGAA ACCGACGCCACCATCAAGAAGGAGCGCCCGTACAGCTGTGACGAGTGCGGTAAATCCTTTCTGCTCAAACATCATTTGACAACACACGCACGCGTGCACACAG GCGAACGTCCACATATTTGCACCCATTGCGGCAAGAGTTTTGCGCACAAACACTGTCTAAATACGCATCTATTGCTGCACTCAACCGATCGGCCATATCAGTGTCAGGAGTGTAAGAAGAGTTTTACCCTTAAGCATCATCTGTTGACCCACTCACGTGTCCATAGTCGCGAGCGGCCATTTGTGTGCCAGGAGTGCGGGCGAGCATTTCCCCTCAAACGTCACCTGGTGACGCACAGTAAATTTCACGCCGGCGAACGACCTTACGTCTGCGAGGAATGCGGTGAAAGTTTCGCACAGGAGAATCATCTGATTATGCACTCGCG CTTTCATGGTTCATTGAATCCATTTGTTTGTGCTGACTGCGGAGCATCCTTTCCACGCAAGTTTCAACTGGTTAATCACGGACGTATACACGGCAAAATACCCCATTCCTGTACGGTTTGTGGCAAAGAATTTCTACAGAAGCGAACGCTAGTTTCCCACATGAG GCGCGTACATACCGGCGAGCAGGCGCATCCCTGCGTAAGCTGTGGCGAGGGTTTCCTCACCAAGGCGGAGCTGCATCAACATGTGCGTGCAGCGCACAATGGTGTCAATCCCAATACGAGCAGCGCCACCATAATAGCCAATCAACAG ATACAACAGCCGCATCATCACCCCGGACATCCGCAGACTATCACCGTTGTCAGTAATCCAGCAAACTCAACGCTGCTCACCGTCTCCACAACTGATGCGAATGGTGTGGCACGTCCACAATATGTTTGCCG CGAATGTGGAAGCGCGTTTAATAGTCGCGAGGCGCTAGCCTTGCATTTAAGATTGCACACAGGCGACAAGAGCCTGATGACAGATTTATGCGCATTGACAGCAGCGCTACCAGGTCACTTCTTGAGCACAGCAAGCCTCAATCCGGGCACAGTGGTAACCGCCAATCCGAATCTGGTGGCACAGAGTCCAGTGCCCGTGCAAATCATATCGTCCACCGGTCAGGTGATGTCACAGACCACGCTGGTGCAGGCCGCCAACTCGACCCATCCGCAAGCCGTTGTCACCGCAGTGCCCACGATGCCAGTGCACGGCCAACAGCATCTGCAGCatgtgcaacaacagcagcagcaacagcatgtGGTCACCGTATCGCCGGCCAACAAGCCCAAATCGCATTTCTGTGCCAGTTGCGGCAAAGGATTCGCTGCCAAGCACGGCCTAATGCAGCACAATCGACGACATCCCAATGGCGGTTGCACGGTGCGCACTCATGTCTGCGAGTGTGGAAAGGCATTCTTCCAAAAGAATCATCTGATGCTGCATCAGCGCCAGCATTTGGAAACAAAGCCAGCCATATCGCAGCAACAG GAGGCCgatgtgcaacagcaacagcagcagcaacaacaacagcaagcagcagctgcggcagcagcagccggacAGCAAGCCGCTCAGGTTGAAGTCCAAATATTGCCCGGTGGCCATGGCAAGGtgattaaatatgaaatttgccGCAATGTCCTGCAGGAGGAGCAGGcggcacaacagcagcagggtTCAATGCATGCGGAATAG
- the LOC117572424 gene encoding zinc finger protein 665 isoform X14, producing MCAAQSNPHFSYAWNIADNGNRAAESVLEISPNFNYTVGGESMPYLLSTDGSLAVQKDVKGALAASNKGNVVRRMFVVNDSFAPGTQRVITTGAASTVVKKQDSGQQVLSINSLDKNCDILPGISVQVQKVIQGLEENEDSQGEAPNLKLEPGTLELSPKTELQESMHFSETDATIKKERPYSCDECGKSFLLKHHLTTHARVHTGERPHICTHCGKSFAHKHCLNTHLLLHSTDRPYQCQECKKSFTLKHHLLTHSRVHSRERPFVCQECGRAFPLKRHLVTHSKFHAGERPYVCEECGESFAQENHLIMHSRFHGSLNPFVCADCGASFPRKFQLVNHGRIHGKIPHSCTVCGKEFLQKRTLVSHMRRVHTGEQAHPCVSCGEGFLTKAELHQHVRAAHNGVNPNTSSATIIANQQIQQPHHHPGHPQTITVVSNPANSTLLTVSTTDANGVARPQYVCRECGSAFNSREALALHLRLHTGDKSLMTDLCALTAALPGHFLSTASLNPGTVVTANPNLVAQSPVPVQIISSTGQVMSQTTLVQAANSTHPQAVVTAVPTMPVHGQQHLQHVQQQQQQQHVVTVSPANKPKSHFCASCGKGFAAKHGLMQHNRRHPNGGCTVRTHVCECGKAFFQKNHLMLHQRQHLETKPAISQQQVC from the exons ATGTGCGCTGCACAGAGCAATCCGCACTTCAGCTACGCTTGGAATATTGCAGACAACGGCAACCGTGCCGCAGAATCCGTTTTGGAGATATCGCCAAATTTTAACTACACTGTCGGTGGGGAATCG ATGCCCTATCTGTTATCCACGGATGGATCATTGGCCGTACAAAAGGATGTTAAAGGTGCACTTGCTGCCAGCAATAAGGGCAATGTCGTCCGTCGTATGTTCGTGGTGAATGACTCATTTGCGCCCGGAACACAAAG AGTGATTACCACAGGCGCCGCATCGACGGTGGTCAAAAAACAGGATTCTGGTCAACAAGTGTTGAGCATAAATTCGCTCGATAAGAACT GTGACATACTTCCTGGTATTTCAGTTCAAGTACAGAAAGTAATACAAGGACTCGAAGAGAACGAGGACTCACAGGGCGAAGCACCCAACTTAAAGTTGGAGCCAGGCACATTAGAATTGTCCCCAAAGACCGAACTACAGGAATCAATGCATTTCAGCGAA ACCGACGCCACCATCAAGAAGGAGCGCCCGTACAGCTGTGACGAGTGCGGTAAATCCTTTCTGCTCAAACATCATTTGACAACACACGCACGCGTGCACACAG GCGAACGTCCACATATTTGCACCCATTGCGGCAAGAGTTTTGCGCACAAACACTGTCTAAATACGCATCTATTGCTGCACTCAACCGATCGGCCATATCAGTGTCAGGAGTGTAAGAAGAGTTTTACCCTTAAGCATCATCTGTTGACCCACTCACGTGTCCATAGTCGCGAGCGGCCATTTGTGTGCCAGGAGTGCGGGCGAGCATTTCCCCTCAAACGTCACCTGGTGACGCACAGTAAATTTCACGCCGGCGAACGACCTTACGTCTGCGAGGAATGCGGTGAAAGTTTCGCACAGGAGAATCATCTGATTATGCACTCGCG CTTTCATGGTTCATTGAATCCATTTGTTTGTGCTGACTGCGGAGCATCCTTTCCACGCAAGTTTCAACTGGTTAATCACGGACGTATACACGGCAAAATACCCCATTCCTGTACGGTTTGTGGCAAAGAATTTCTACAGAAGCGAACGCTAGTTTCCCACATGAG GCGCGTACATACCGGCGAGCAGGCGCATCCCTGCGTAAGCTGTGGCGAGGGTTTCCTCACCAAGGCGGAGCTGCATCAACATGTGCGTGCAGCGCACAATGGTGTCAATCCCAATACGAGCAGCGCCACCATAATAGCCAATCAACAG ATACAACAGCCGCATCATCACCCCGGACATCCGCAGACTATCACCGTTGTCAGTAATCCAGCAAACTCAACGCTGCTCACCGTCTCCACAACTGATGCGAATGGTGTGGCACGTCCACAATATGTTTGCCG CGAATGTGGAAGCGCGTTTAATAGTCGCGAGGCGCTAGCCTTGCATTTAAGATTGCACACAGGCGACAAGAGCCTGATGACAGATTTATGCGCATTGACAGCAGCGCTACCAGGTCACTTCTTGAGCACAGCAAGCCTCAATCCGGGCACAGTGGTAACCGCCAATCCGAATCTGGTGGCACAGAGTCCAGTGCCCGTGCAAATCATATCGTCCACCGGTCAGGTGATGTCACAGACCACGCTGGTGCAGGCCGCCAACTCGACCCATCCGCAAGCCGTTGTCACCGCAGTGCCCACGATGCCAGTGCACGGCCAACAGCATCTGCAGCatgtgcaacaacagcagcagcaacagcatgtGGTCACCGTATCGCCGGCCAACAAGCCCAAATCGCATTTCTGTGCCAGTTGCGGCAAAGGATTCGCTGCCAAGCACGGCCTAATGCAGCACAATCGACGACATCCCAATGGCGGTTGCACGGTGCGCACTCATGTCTGCGAGTGTGGAAAGGCATTCTTCCAAAAGAATCATCTGATGCTGCATCAGCGCCAGCATTTGGAAACAAAGCCAGCCATATCGCAGCAACAGGTATGCTAA